One Bacteroidales bacterium DNA window includes the following coding sequences:
- a CDS encoding DUF2520 domain-containing protein — MKHSEIRQVVLIGAGNVATHLALHLMNSERKLVQIWSRTSESAAALASKVNVPWCTSLQELFPDADLYMIAVPDRVLPEILVRLTLPRDRFIVHTAGGLSIELLQKATERPGVFYPVQTFTKERPLNFRSIPVCIEARKADDLKLLKAFAGCFSGKIYSLDSEKRKSVHLAAVFANNFTNYLYQVSYDLLQRENLPFDLLRPLIRETAMKIQQCEPQAAQTGPAVRNDRTVIAEHLELLKRDKQYDELYAFLTERILEMQGNLNA; from the coding sequence ATGAAGCATTCTGAAATCAGGCAAGTTGTTCTGATAGGGGCAGGCAATGTCGCTACGCACCTGGCACTGCATCTGATGAACAGTGAGCGGAAACTTGTGCAGATCTGGAGCCGGACCAGCGAATCGGCGGCTGCGCTTGCTTCAAAAGTAAACGTACCCTGGTGCACCAGCCTGCAGGAGCTCTTTCCCGACGCAGATCTTTACATGATCGCCGTGCCAGACCGGGTACTGCCTGAAATCCTGGTACGGCTCACGCTTCCCCGCGACCGGTTCATCGTTCATACAGCCGGGGGATTGTCCATCGAACTTCTGCAGAAAGCAACCGAACGACCCGGAGTGTTCTATCCCGTTCAAACCTTCACCAAAGAACGGCCTTTAAATTTTCGGAGCATTCCCGTTTGTATCGAAGCCAGGAAGGCAGATGACCTGAAGTTATTAAAAGCCTTTGCGGGTTGTTTCTCCGGGAAGATCTACAGCCTGGATTCGGAAAAAAGAAAAAGCGTACACCTGGCCGCCGTCTTTGCCAATAATTTCACGAACTATCTGTATCAGGTGTCGTATGATCTGCTTCAGCGGGAAAATCTGCCGTTCGATCTGCTGAGGCCCTTGATCCGTGAAACGGCCATGAAGATCCAGCAATGTGAGCCGCAAGCTGCACAGACGGGACCCGCTGTGCGAAATGACCGGACCGTCATTGCCGAGCATCTTGAACTTCTGAAGCGGGACAAGCAGTACGATGAACTTTATGCATTCCTTACAGAGCGCATTCTGGAAATGCAGGGGAACCTAAACGCTTAA